TATCCCTTGgcaaatttaagaattttttttttgtagtctaGTGAACATTATTTCACcaatgcaaaattatttaacCAGTTTTATGTGAGactatgaaaaaaaacacatgcacacttgttcacttttttccctGAATGTCCTCTGTGAAAATGGTTAAACAAGGCTAATATATATcattaatatatttcttaacAAGTAGCTACAAGGCTGCATGTTTTCAGCTAACATGGATGTAAATTTGTAATTTCCATCAAAGAAAGTTAAGAACACATAAATGCAAGTAGCATGcttcaaactgatttttttttaacaatttgcaAAGAATACCAGGAAAGATATGTGCCACCACAAAGCAAGTGAACGGATAACTGGTTATAGTTGTGTTCTAGATTTTCATCTGTAAAACAGACCAAAACCAAAGATATTCTGTTCATATACTGGATTTAATGGGTTCTTATCCAAGATATTGGGAGGAGGATGTATGTTCTGATGGTTGGGGAAAGGGCTCAGAACAGTGttgattattttgcatttatatgtACAGTTCTTcttgtgtgttcatgtatgttTGGTGCAGTAATATTGATCACTTTTTATAGTTTAGATCAGTTGATGCTGATGCATATGAAATGTACAGTTCAATGTGAACAGATTATTATAcctgtttaaattatttacatttgcaATATTGTCTGCAGTTCTCAGTCTTTAAATCTGTTTCCTACATACCAAATAGGCATGAACTTAAAATGCCTCCTAGAAATAAATAGTACATTGCCTTTTCCTTTATTGTGCTCaaacttcaaataaaagaaaaatctctaTTTGTGAATTTGCATGTTTAATTTGCATGCAGATATACAATGCAGTCTGCGCATGTGAAGATGTGTTCAATGAGCACTTCTTTTGGCTCTTTCCTTATTCCGCCTGCAAAAAACTTTTGCCATTTCAACAGTTATGACAGCAACCCTCTCATGCTTTTACCCtctaaaaaaaaccaacccaaccTAATAATATTATGTGCAATTATACAATGCTCTTTCCATCATTAAAAGCTATATATACTTGCAAAAGGAGAAAACATTGGACAGCATTATATTTATCTCGATGACGAAAGAAAAGATGTGATCaatataaaatttcaaatttttaagggGAATGTCACTGGACACTTTGGATTACACATATTTAGATCTTGAAAAGTTTAATGACAAACACTTTAATCAGTTAATGTTATCAACATCAAATACTGAATATATGGTTGAATCCAACGTAGATTAAAAACCATGCAAACTTTCATGCTGAAAATTTAGTTTGCAGTTTTGTAACAAAGGCATATGCTTATCCAATATTTACTTAAACTAACCCCCCTAAAAAAAGGGAATTGTTCTGCTAACAGCTAGCCAATATTTTGGCCATGGTTGCCACAGTACTGTTACTATATAATTCCATCAATAAATGGGGAAAATGcctaaaaaaaagacatcacaaATGGTATGTAAGAGACCAATGCATAGTTCTTGTGTAAAGCATACACTTGAATTACTATTCACTTGCATGTAAAATACAAGTTTTCCCTGAACCTCCTATACCTCCCAAGAGATGCAGAAAGGAGACTTCTGTGGCACATAGGCATAACCACTATATGGATTGAGAGGTATCTTGGTCCATACTTCTATTTATTGTCTTCAGATAAACCGTGACACATGtatataagaatatatatatacagtatatagtTCAAAAACTGGAAAAGGATGAGGGGTGAACATTTCATACTTGGAGGTGAAAGTTCTATTTACCATTTAGTGTGAAAGATACAGCTACATAAGCTCTAGCTATGGATCAGTTTTGAAAGATGCTGATAAATGTGTAATCAGTATGACAGCATCAGTCAGTGGATCAAAGAAGTCAATGACTGCAGGAAAAACTCTGGTTCAAGTCCTGGGAAGTTACCCAAGGTGCTGAGAGTGCTGGCACCTGTGAGGACCAATGCTGAATCAATGCCAGCTGCCTTTGCCAGTCCCATGTCTGATGGTACACTGTCACCAATAATCAAAGTACGTGCTGGGTTTACGTGAGGTCGTGCCGCCCGTATGCAAGAGAAAAGAAGTGGGTGTGGTTTACCAAGCACAGTTGGTGTTCGCTTGCTTGCTGATGTCACGGCATCCACAATGGCCCCTGTCAAAGGTTGCCGGCGATTGGAAGCAAGCAGGACTGACTTTTCTATACTGTTTGTGGCTATGTAAGAACAGGTGTGATTGGTAAGATAACTGCAGGCCTTGAAGAGCTTGTTGAGGCTGAAGTGTTTATCGTACCCTACCAGAACAGCTTCCACGTTGTCAAGGAGATGAATCTCGTGAAGGTCACGGATGCTGTTGTACACTGGGTCGGGGTCAGCACCAGTCCCAAAATGGTTGATGCGAGCTAAATCCAGTTCATGGCTCATTCCTTCATTGCCAATGACGTAAACACTTCCGTGAAAACCGACAGTTTTTTGAAGATACAAGGCACTAGCATAAGCAACACAGAAAATGTCCTCTTGAGCTGCGTCAAAGCCATGACTCTGaaacttttgtaaatattcatgTCTTGCATGCATGCTGTTGtttgttacaaataaaacttcCTTTCCTTGATCCCGCAACATGGAAATCACGGATGGAATTCCTTGGATGGGTGTCACATGGTCAGTTTGCCATAAAACACCATCACAGTCTAGCAATATCGTGTCGTAATTAGCTAGTACCTTTGCAGCATTTTGGTGTGAGATTTCCGCCACTTTGGGCTTTTTGGTCATATCATTTTGAGTAGGCGAGACAGTGCCGTACTCTGATGCATTCTTGAGACTGCGGCCTACTGCAATGCGACTTGTGACAGATGCTTGAGGGTTACTATTTTGCTGGATGCCCACTGTTAACATGCGTTGATAGCGACGAAAGAACATTGCACTGATCAAAGAGTTTGTGATGAGTCCATGTTTCTTTGTTAAAAGCTTTGCCATTCTCATCCCTCGTGCAACAACAGCAGGCACACTTGCCACGtttgtcagtaaaaaaaaatttggcagTCTACTGACCTACATCTAGGGGTACTTTGTACTTTGTTCTGGTTGCCTGTGCTAAAGTCTCTGACTATATCATTGATCAGTACATTTACAAGTTATTTATAACCACATCGTCTCCTATTTTCCATACAGTTTATTGTATAactcattaataaaaaaattagtaatttcAAGAAACTTTAACTGAAACTCAACACTTCGCCGAATTCTTGTGAACTCTTGTAACACAGTATGGGTTTTGCTACGGATGTTAAGTCCAGAGAAGTGCACCCAAAAACTTACTTTAACTTTCAATGATACAAACATATGAATACTTTAGAAATTCGACGTTATGTATTACTCTACAAAATAGACGCGAAAGAAATATGGAAAAatctaagggagataactcgaGAAAATCAGCGTTTGATCGTCTGCTGCATGGCACATTGACCATaagcaaagaaattttgatttttgcacCACCAATTTCGATTTAAAACACACCATGTTGTCAGATTTAATTCACTGGTCAAGACAGTTGAAAGGTAGAAAAAGCAAGTCAATTATTTATGGATCGACAAAGCCAAGTGCTGCACAGTCTTGTGTACACATGTGCAGTACGTCATCATATTTTGTGGGCTATTTTGAAGCGCTTACTTTTAAACGGCTCTAACGTTCTAGAGATAAAATGCTATTGGGGCGTAGCTGCAGTTGATcataaattcaaaacaaagaagatttcttttgttcatcAGATTGGGAGAGTGCAAGAGAATGCCGAGGTAAGTGTCAAGCTAAAGCACCTTGTTTTCGAGGGTTGTCCAAGGATCACCCGATTGATTTTATTGATTACAGGGATGATCAGACCTGTCAGTCGTTGTGTTTGGGCTACAGGCACTGTGATTATACTAGTGGGAGGTAGCGATcttgcagagatttttttttttaaagctagcagtcattttctttttctaacttTCTGGAGTTCGTCAGATCCCATTCAGAATCCCAGTTGGACGTAATAAAAGTGATATGATGAGAGCTTACAAAACATTGCTAATAATTGGTGTCACACCCCAACCCAGTACCGACAGTATACTATAATGGGCTGTCACTGTTACAGCAGATTTAATCGCCGTCGAAGCAACTTACAGGATATGAATCGACTCAGCACATCATGTCCAGTAGTGGACAGTCCTAGGCTGGTTTCTGCTGAAGACAGTGACTCTGACAGCACAGAATCAAGTGATTTTGAAGATCGCGCAGGTGAAGAAAGAGCTAATTTCAGcgtggctttttttttatttcattcattctcttatAAGTGAAAGTGTCTGCAATTCTGTGTGATGAATGGCATATGTTTTGTTGTGAGATTACATTACGTCAGAAGGGATTTAAAGATGGTATCACGGTTAGGGTTTTATTTAATTCAAAATTTGTGTAACATATTTGTTTGTCGTGTGCCAAGAGTGTGCTTGAgtgtatgtgcacatatatTTTTGCACTAACAGCCCACATTTGTTTCTAATAGCTGTAGTTCGATCTTTAAATGCTTTTTCCATAGCTACTGGAATACAGCAGCACTGGGCACAACAGTCAGTCAGAcgtgacagagaaaaaaatcttgctcaCCAGCGAAATATGGAACAGAGTaattatgctttttttatttctttttttttgggccCAACCTTTCagttcacatattttttttttcttttttttagtaaatctgctgtaaactgtaaagaattaattaACTTGATACTACCTCACTGGCATTCATTTTCAGTAGGGTGTGAACACTTGCTACTGACCAAAAGGTAGACCtgcagttattttgaaaattttttgcTGAACTACTTTTCTAGGGGAGGAATTTATGCATTAAAAGCAAGAAATAGATTCTCAATaaagtgcatgtgtgcatgtatgtttgtgtaagACAATGTTTACAAGATATGTGTCAGTATGAATTGATAAAAGTCCTCATCCTTGATTGCTATTAATTACCTTGCAGATAAAATATCTATGGATGACTACTTTGGCAAACAGGCAGAATTTCGCATATGGCTTATGGAAGAGGTATGTCTGATACCTTGTAAGTTTTTAACCCATTCTAAACAATTAGCAATTTGTGTGGGCACTGGAATGACAATGTTACTCATTTGATACCAAAGTGCACTGTTTTCAATTGTTTTACATCTGCCATGAGAGACAAccataacttttgttttcttgtcataaaTATATGAAAAGGGCATGTAACTATATCTGGTATCAGTAGTCGTGATGTCTACCAAAACAGATTACAAagcatacattttaaataaaattctcatTTTCTCCACAAAGAAAATGTGCATGTATGCTTTTTGCATTAGCCTATTTTGTTGAATTCTATATCTTAATAAGCAACTGAAAAGTTGTCTCCAGCATGGTTCTCAGGGGccttattttctttgctttgaatTAAGAAAAGCACATGATGAATaactaaaaatactttaaaaggaaagaaattcaCTAAGAAAAATAGACTGAATCCTCTAAATTTGTTGCCTCCCTTGAATGTCCCTTTTCCCAGACGGCTAGTGTATTTTATATACAACATACAGCACAAGATCAGTGTTAGCTTAGCATGAactctgtgtgcgtgcatgtacatgtgcatgGTGAGAGAATTTCAAAATGTGTTGTCTAGATGACATTAGAGAAATACATTCTGTGGGTTACTTTTTCCATGTATTATACATTCATTGCAGCATGGCGTTTTGCCTTATTTTTATATACCTTCCTAATACCCCAACATCTCCCTCCCCCccaaacacacagaaagacaataaaaattaagagATCTGTGGCTTTGTGCAAACATATTAAAAGTAAGATTAGCCATCactgcttctgtttttttttttttttttttgtacagcaAAAGAAACAGTATGCTGACTTGTCTTCCCCCAAGAGGCGTACATACTTCAAGATGTTTATGCGCATGTGGAACAAGCGTAGCCTTCCTGTTGTAAGTAGAACATACAAAACATTAAGCCGTGACATTTTGCTCTTTTTGCCAAGAAATAATTTGAGGAGCATCTTTCTTGAAGGCAGAAAAACTTCATCAGAgagtgtgtattttttattttttttgttacattgcCAATGAAACAAGAAATCATCTAGTCATTAATTGCATCCAGAGATAGAGTAGTCTTAATTTAATGTCCGACAATGTTTAACCTCAgacattgtttactgtttacttcaGCAGTTGTGACTGAAGTCATTGAGATTTGTGTTTCTAAGCTCGTGCAGTCATTTGGGTTAGACACagctgttttattcttttgtgtttttaccTTTTACCAACAGAAATACTTTGAATGTCGGATTTCTAAGCACGTGGAAGATTCAGCATCTTCTCCTGAATTCTGTGAACCCCATGAGCGTATCCTTCAGCTCCGTCCTCAGGATCTAAACCTCTTTCCTAGGTCACCTATACTTGATCCTTCCATATTTCCACACTGTGTTGACTTGAGTGATGACAGCTTTTCTGCCAGCACATCATCACCTTTTTCTACGTTTGGCAAGTCTGCTGCAACATCACTGAATTTCAAGCCATCTTTCACAAGTCCACTTACAAGGGAGAGTAAAAAAAACAGTGACACTAATGTGAAAGAGGTACCAACATTTTTCTGATATTCAGGTGGCATAACATTTCTTTAGCTAATTTTTGAGGATTAAATTATGAAGTGAGACAAGTTTTCATGGACAATATACAGTATCTAAGTGTGATAAAACTTATGTCAGCAGGAAGCAGTCCTGGATAAATTATCCATGGCACATACAAATGATGTCTTAATGAACATAGGTATTACATTATTAATCTTTTATAAGGTAGGAATAGAGAGTGTGTAAATTACAGCAGGAATGAACTTGACTTCTTGAAAGAGTTATGGTAACTGTAAATTCATCATACTCTTCTCCATTTTCCATGCATTGTTTTCAGGGAACTTATGAAACCAAAAACAGTAGCAGTggcagcaacaaagaaaacgCTGTCACTCGATTTTCTCATCATGTGACTGCAGTAAGTATCAgctatgatttttaaaaaaaaggtttaatgTGGCCTTTCTTCCACTGTCATCATCCGGTGTTGGTCAGAAACACTtgaaattcaaaattaaatattccTCATATGAGCTAGTTTGCTCTTTTATCAGTGACAGTGACCTATGGCATAAGCCAGATGTCGACCAGCATATGAAAGATTATCTGGTAAGCAAAAGCACACACAAGTATTatggtgaaaaaaaaccccagaagaAAACAACTGTATTCTTCCTATCCTGCAAGCTTTTTAATTTCAGATCGATGGTTAGCACAAACCATTGTGCCACATCTTAGcaagaatttttaaatgttagtgaTCTTGACCTAAACATTATCTCAGAAACCAATTGTTATACTTATAATGGTTAGGAAGTGAAATCCTTATGTCTTTTTGGTGAGCATAAAATCTACAGAACATGCATTCACTATGCTCTGACACTAAAGACTTGTTTTAAGATCCGTTTTGTATGTTGTCAGGCTTCTAGAGCTCCGCTACGAACAGCAGTTATCAGTCCTTCACATAAGCTTCTGATTAATAGGTAAGATCTTGGTGAGCACAAATGTGTTGGTAAGGCTGATTGTCAGACTATGTTGACTGAACAGACAAAAGGATAGATAATGTGATGGGTGAGACAGCACGCTAACACTTTAGAAAATCCCAAAAGTTgaacaatgaaaagaaagtgaagactAATTGATAGTTGAAAAGAGCACCATCTGAGGTTAATTTTAACAACTGGCAGTTGCTATGATGGTCAGGGAGAGAGTATGTCTTTGCCGATAGGG
The sequence above is a segment of the Pomacea canaliculata isolate SZHN2017 linkage group LG6, ASM307304v1, whole genome shotgun sequence genome. Coding sequences within it:
- the LOC112565912 gene encoding glycerol-3-phosphate phosphatase-like, encoding MRMAKLLTKKHGLITNSLISAMFFRRYQRMLTVGIQQNSNPQASVTSRIAVGRSLKNASEYGTVSPTQNDMTKKPKVAEISHQNAAKVLANYDTILLDCDGVLWQTDHVTPIQGIPSVISMLRDQGKEVLFVTNNSMHARHEYLQKFQSHGFDAAQEDIFCVAYASALYLQKTVGFHGSVYVIGNEGMSHELDLARINHFGTGADPDPVYNSIRDLHEIHLLDNVEAVLVGYDKHFSLNKLFKACSYLTNHTCSYIATNSIEKSVLLASNRRQPLTGAIVDAVTSASKRTPTVLGKPHPLLFSCIRAARPHVNPARTLIIGDSVPSDMGLAKAAGIDSALVLTGASTLSTLGNFPGLEPEFFLQSLTSLIH